From Sinorhizobium sp. B11:
CCTATTTCGCCAGTTTCGGCGAAAACCTGCCGCCGCCGGGCCTTTACGATCGCATATTAACGGAAATGGAATATCCGTTGATACTTGCGGCATTGACGGCCACCCGCGGCAACCAGATCAAAGCCGCCGATTTGCTGGGCCTGAACCGCAATACGCTGCGCAAAAAGATCCGCGAACTCGGCGTTTCCGTCTACAGAAGCTCCCGTACCGCCTGACCTTCGACCTTGACATTGTGGCAAAGTGCGTTGCATTTTCGCCACAATGCGTTGCTTAAAGGTCACGCATCGGGTTTGGACATTCGCCCACGATCGAGTCGTTTGGACGCCGGTTTTTTGAAACCGGCGTTGGTTTGGCTTTCTCGTTGGGCGCGGCGGCGCTGCCGACCGAAGAGAGGCTGGATGGACGAAGAAGGGGTATCGCCGGAAACGGTGAACGAGGCGGTGACAACGGTGACCGACCGCCGCGCCCTGTTTGCCGTACCCGGCCTTGTGCTTGCCGGCGGCGCGCTGGTCTGCGCGACCGTCACGCTCTTCGTGCTGCTCGGCGTGACGCCGATTGCGCCGACCTCGCACGTCGTTATCGGCTCTGTCGTCATCAATTCGTTTTTTGTCCTCGGCCTGATCGCATTGATCGGTCGTGAAGTCGCGCGGCTTTTCAAGGCCCGTACACGCGGCCGTGCGGCTGCCCGCCTGCATATCCGTATCGTCGTGCTTTTCTCGATCGTCGCGATCACGCCGGCGATCCTGGTGGCGATCTTTGCCAGTATCACGCTGAATGCCGGCCTTGACCGGTGGTTTGCGCTCAGAACCCAGGCGATCGTCAGCTCGTCTCGCAACATCGGCCAGGCCTATATGCTGGAAAATGCCAGCTATCTGCAGGGTCAGACGGTTTCGATGGCAAATGATCTCGAGCGTAACCGCGCGCTCTACAGCCTCGACAAGACCGGCTTCGCCGACCTGATGACGCGCCAGGCAAGGGGCCGCGGCCTGCTCGGCGCCTTCCTCGTCGAGCGCGATGGCTCGGTCAATGTCCAGGCCGACATCACGACCGAAAAACCGCTGCCCGCGATACCGCAGGATGCGTTGGAAAAGGCGGCCGCCGGCCAGCCGACGCTGATCCCGCCGGGCGTGACCAATCTTGTCGGCGCCATAATCAGGCTCGAATCGATCCCCGGAACCTTCCTCTATACGGTGCGTGCCGTGGACCCCAAGGTCATGAATGCCATGCGCATGATGGAGGAGAACGCCACCGAATACCGTTCGATGGAAGCCGGCCGGGTCTCGCTGCAGATCGCCTTTGCGGTTCTCTACATCGGCTTCGCTCTGATCGTGCTGCTTGCTGCGATCTGGACCGCGATTGCAGTCGCCGACCGTATCGTGCGGCCGATCCGCCTGCTGATTACCGCTGCCGATAGCGTCGCATCGGGTAACATGGATATTGTCGTGCCTGTTCACGCCGTCGATGGCGACGTCGCCAGCCTGTCGCGCACCTTCAACAAGATGATCTCGGAAATCCGCACGCAGCGGGACGAAATCCTCGAGGCGAAGGATGAAGTGGACGATCGCCGCCGCTTCATCGAGGCCGTTCTGTCGGGTGTGACGGCTGCTGTGATCGGTGTCGAGCAGGACCGGCGCATCACCATCGTCAACAGTTCTGCCGAAACGCTGATGGCGCTGCAGGCCGACGAGTTGCTTGGCAAGCAGCTGTCGGAGGTCGCGCCGGAAGTGGATCAGGTGCTGACGGAAGCCGCCGCACGCTATCGCGGCGATTTCCGCAAGCAGATCGCGCTGGTGCGCGGCGGCACGGTGCGTACGCTCAGCGTCCAGGTGACGCGCGAGGAAGTGCGTGATCTGAGTGAATCCTACGTCATCACCCTCGACGACATCACCGACCTCGTCATCGCCCAGCGCTCCACCGCATGGGGTGATGTCGCCCGCCGCATTGCTCACGAGATCAAGAACCCGCTGACGCCGATCCAGCTATCGGCCGAGCGTATCCAGCGTCGTTACGGCAAGCAGATCGACGAAAATGATCGCGCAGTCTTCGACCAGTGCACGGATACGATCATCCGCCAGGTCGGCGATATCGGCCGCATGGTCGACGAGTTCTCGGCCTTTGCCCGCATGCCGAAGCCGACCAAGGAGCCGAGCGATCTGCGCTCCATCCTCCACGACGCGATTTTCCTGCGTGAGATGGGCAACAACCATATCGCCTTCCTGCAGGAACTTGGCGAGGAGCGGCTCGAAGGCATGTTCGATAGCCGCATGCTGGGGCAGGCTTTCGGCAATCTGATCAAGAACGCGGTGGAAGCGATCGAAGCCGTGCCGAGCGAGGAGCGCGAGGAGCGCAAGATCCTGGTGCGCACGTCGCTCGACGAAGCGCGCGACCGCTTCACGGTCGATATCATCGACAACGGACGTGGCCTGCCGGTCGAAAACCGCCATAGCATTCTGGAGCCCTACATGACGATGCGCGAAAAGGGCACCGGTCTCGGCCTGGCCATCGTCAAGAAGATCATCGAAGAACATGGCGGGCAGCTCGAACTGCATGATGCGCCCGCAGATTTTGACCAGGGAAGAGGAGCCATGATCCGCGTGCATCTGCCACGCCGCGATGTGGCCACAGCCCCGGCAGCCAGTGACAAGGAAAGCGTTTATGGCCTCTGATATTCTCGTCGTCGACGATGAACACGACATTCGCGAGATCGTTGCCGGCATCCTGTCGGATGAAGGGCACGAAACCCGCATGGCGCATGATAGCGATAGCGCCCTGGCGGCGATTTCCGATCGCGTGCCGCGCCTGGTCTTTCTCGACATCTGGATGCAGGGCAGCAAGCTCGACGGCCTCTCGCTGCTGGACGAGATCAGGACCCGCCATCCCGAGCTTCCCGTGGTGATGATATCAGGTCACGGCAACATCGAGACGGCTGTTTCCGCCATCAAGCGTGGCGCCTTCGATTTCATCGAAAAGCCCTTCAAGGCGGATCGCCTGATCCTGATCGCCGAACGGGCGTTGGAAAACTCCAAGCTGAAACGCGAAAATATCGAGCTCAAGCGCCGCGCCGGCGATGCGCTGGAGCTGATCGGCACCTCGGTCGCCGTTTCGCAGCTGCGCCAGACGATCGAAAAGGTCGCCCCCACCAACAGCCGCATCATGATCTTCGGCGCATCCGGCTCCGGCAAGGAGCTGGTGGCGCGCATGATCCACAAGAAGTCGACGCGCGCCAACGGCCCCTTTGTGGCGCTCAATGCCGCCAACATCACGCCCGACCGCATGGAAGTTGCACTGTTCGGCACCGAGGGCGCGCCAGGGCAGGCGCGCAAGATCGGTGCACTGGAAGAGGCTCATCGCGGCATCCTCTATCTCGATGAAGTCGGCGAAATGCCGCGCGAGACGCAGAACAAGATCCTGCGCGTGCTGGTCGATCAGCAGTTCGAACGTGTCGGTGGTTCCAAGCGCGTCAAGGTCGATGTGCGCATCATCTCCTCGACCGCCTACAATCTGGAAAGCCGCATCGCCGAGGGCTGGTTCCGCGAAGATCTCTATCATCGCCTCGCCGTCGTCCCGGTGCGCGTGCCACAGCTGTCCGAACGCCGAGAAGATATTCCCTTCCTCGTCGACCAACTGATGCGCCAGATTTCCGAACAGGCGGGTATCCGGCCACGCCGCATCGGCGATGACGCCATGGCGGTGCTGCAGGCCCATGACTGGCCGGGCAATATCCGTCAGCTCCGCAATAATATCGAGCGGTTGATGATTCTTGCCCGCACGGACGGTCCGGATGCGCCGATCACTGCAGACATGCTGCCGACCGATCTGGGCGACATGCTGCCGAAGGTCTCGGCCAAGAACGACTACCACATCATGACGCTGCCGCTGCGCGAAGCTCGCGAGATGTTCGAGAAGGATTATCTGATCGCCCAGATCAACCGCTTCGGCGGCAACATCTCGCGCACGGCCGAATTCGTCGGCATGGAGCGCTCGGCGCTACATCGCAAGCTGAAGTCGCTCGGCGTCTGATGTTTTTCCGGCGCGGGCTCGTGTTCGCGTCGGTTCCCTCCTTTGCCTGAAGCAGGTTTCAATGCCAAGAATTGCCTATGTGAATGGACGCTACGTCCCGCATTCCGATGCCATGGTGCATGTGGAGGATCGTGGCTATCAGTTTGCCGATGGTGTCTATGAAGTCTGCGAGGTCCGTCACGGGCTGATCGTCGACCTGACCCGGCATCTGAACCGTCTCGACCGTTCGCTGGGGGAATTGCGCATCGCCTGGCCGATGAGCCGTGCAGCGCTGACGCACGTGATTCGCGAGACGCTGCGCCGCAATCACGTCCGCAACGGTCTCTTCTATTTGCAGGTGACGCGTGGCGTCGCCCGCCGTGACCATGTCTTCCCGGCAGCCGGCACCCCGCCCTCGATCGTCGTGACCGCCAAGAGCACGGATCCATCCGTCATCGCCAGGAAGAATGCCACTGGCATCAAGGCGATCACCGTTCCGGACAATCGCTGGGACCGAGTCGACATCAAGTCGGTTGGGCTATTGTCGAACGCGCTTGCGCGCCAGCAGGCCAAGGAAGCCGGTGCCCAGGAAGCGATCTATATCGATGCCGAGGGCATGGTGAAAGAAGGGGCTGCAACCAATGTCTGGATCGTCGATGCCGACGGTACGCTGGTAACGCGGCCTGCCGACCATGGTATCCTGCGGGGTGTCACGCGTACGACTCTCATCGATGTCGCAGCCAAATTGGGGGTCAAGATCGTCGAGCGGAAGTTCTCCGTTTCGGAGATGATGGCAGCCCGCGAGGTCTTCATCACCGCCGCCACAAGCATTTGTTTTCCGGTCGTTTCCGTTGATGGACAGGCCATTGCGAATGGTCATCCCGGAAGCCTTTCGCAGAATATTCGGGAAGCCTTTTTCGACGTTGCGGAAAAGATTACGATTTGATACCAAGATTTGCTGGGCAGGAGGAATGAGGGTGCCACCTGCCTTGCTGGAGAGGTTGATTGATATTCTACCGGCTTGATCAGGCCGGCAATAAAGAAAGAAGCGGCGCGATGGCGGAACGTTCTCAGAATCTGCAGGACTTATTTCTCAATACTGTACGCAAGCAAAAGATTTCCCTGACAATCTTTCTGATTAACGGCGTAAAACTCACAGGCGTTGTCACGTCTTTCGACAATTTCTGTGTTCTTCTCCGTCGTGACGGACATTCGCAGCTCGTGTATAAGCACGCGATCTCGACAATCATGCCTGGTCAGCCAATGCAGATGTTCGAGAGCGAAGAAGCAGCGTCCTAACCAAGGCCGGCCGTCATTTCGACACGCGATACAAAAAACGATTCCATCATCCCTGAAGCTGCCAAGCACAGGGATGATATGCGCGCGACCGTCGTTGTGCCGGTGCTGAAATCGCGCTCGCGCGGCGGGCAGAGCGAATCGGCATCGACCCGCACGCCGGAAAGCCGTCTCGACGAGGCGACCGGCCTGGCGCAGGCGATCGATCTCGACGTCGTCAATGGCTCGATCGTCCCGGTCAACGATCCGCGCCCGGCTACGCTTCTCGGAACGGGCAAGATCGAGGAAATCAAACACCTTCTGGACGAGCGTAATTCCGGTCTTGTGATCGTCGATCACCCGTTGACGCCGGTGCAGCAGCGGAATCTGGAAAAGGAATGGAACGCCAAGGTCATCGACCGGACGGGCCTGATCCTCGAAATCTTCGGCCGCCGTGCCTCGACCAAGGAAGGCACGCTGCAGGTCGACCTTGCGCATCTGAACTATCAGAAGGGCCGCCTGGTCCGAAGCTGGACCCACCTTGAACGCCAGCGTGGCGGTGGCGGCTTCATGGGCGGTCCGGGTGAAACCCAGATCGAAGCCGACCGGCGTCTGCTGCAGGATCGCATCATCAAGCTCGAACGCGAGCTGGAACAGGTCGTCCGCACGCGCCAGCTTCATCGCGCCAAGCGCAGGAAGGTGCCGCATCCGATCGTGGCGCTCGTCGGTTACACCAACGCCGGCAAGTCGACGCTGTTCAACCGCATTACCGGAGCAGGGGTCCTCGCTGAAGACATGCTCTTCGCCACGCTCGACCCGACACTGCGCCGCATGAAGTTGCCGCATGGCCGCACCGTCATCCTGTCCGATACAGTCGGCTTCATCTCCGACCTGCCGACCCATCTGGTCGCCGCCTTCCGCGCCACGCTGGAAGAGGTGCTGGAAGCCGATCTCATCCTCCATGTGCGCGATATGTCTGACGTCGACAGTCAGGCCCAGAGCGCTGACGTGCTGCGCATCCTGAATGACCTCGGTATCGACGAGGCTGAAGGCGAACGCCGCATTCTCGAGGTCTGGAACAAAATCGACCGGCTCGAACCCGAAGCCCATGACGCCATGGTGCAGAAGTCCTCCGGCATGAAGAATGTCATTGCCGTTTCCGCCATCAGCGGCGAGGGCGTGGACGGGCTTATGGATGAAATCAGCCGCCGTCTATCCGGCGTCATGACGGAAACGACTGTCACTTTGCCTGTCGACAGGCTGGCGCTGTTGCCCTGGCTCTACGACCATGCCGTCGTCGACAGCCGCGAGGACAACGAGGACGGTTCCGTGACGCTGGACCTCCGCCTGTCCGAGACGGAGGCCGCCGAACTCGAGCGCCGCATCGGCAATGGTGCGAAGCCCGCCAAGGAAGACTGGGAGCGATAATCCCATCTGGGCGAAGTTTCACTCCGCCTCGGCTACGACAGCCCGCTCGATTGCCTTGGCCGCCTGCCAGATCTCTTCCATCCGCTCCAGGCTGGCCGCTTCCAGGCTCTCGCCTTCTGCATCAAGAACCGTCTCTATGTGATTGAATCGGCGCCTGAACTTTGTGTTCGTTCCGCGCAGTGCTTGTTCCGGATCGGCCTTCACATGCCGACCGATATTGACGACAGCGAAGATCAGGTCGCCGAGTTCGTCGCTGACCTTTGACTTGTCGCCGTCGCGCAGTGCAACACGCAGTTCATCGACTTCCTCCTCGATCTTGTCGAGGATCGGTTCGGGCGCTGACCAATCGAAGCCGACCTTGGCCGCACGTTCTTGTAGCTTCAGCGCTTCTGTCAGCGCCGGAAAGCTGCGTTGCACCGAGCCGAGGAAGCCGGCCTTGAAATCTTCTGTCATGCCGCGCCGCGCCCTACGCTCGGTGCGCTCGCGCTTCTCTGCCTGCTTGATCTCGTCCCACTGTTTCTTCACGGCGTCGGGCGTGTCGGCATCCGAACGGGCAAACACATGCGGATGGCGGCGGATCATCTTGCGGGTGATGGCTTCCACCACATCGCCGAAGGAGAACTCTCCGGCTTCCTCGGCCATGCGCGCATGAAAGACCACCTGCAGCAGCAGGTCGCCGAGTTCATCGCAGAGGTCGTCCATGTCCTTGCGCTCGATCGCGTCGGCAACTTCATAGGCTTCTTCGAGCGTATAGGGTTTGATGCTCTCGAAATCCTGCTGGACGTCCCACGGGCAGCCGGTCTCGGGATTGCGAAGTGCCGCCATGATTTCGATCAGGCGCGAAATGTCTTTCGAAGGTTCCATGGTCTCTCAGTTCAGCGGAATGTCGTTGGCACTCTTGGTGGCCTGATAGGTGTTGGAAAGGGCGTCATAGCGGGACTTGATCCGTGCGGTCTGCCGCTTGAGGTCGGCTTTTTGCTGTTCATCCTCGGTCTCGACGAGATCGGCGATCGCAAAGCTGTTCCAGAAGGCGTTTTGCCGCCGGTAGCCGCCGGGTTCAAGGCCGAAGACCTCCTTCAGGATTTTCAGGTCATGCGGGATCGCGAAGCTGTCGCGCGAATCCTCGTGGCTGAAGAAATAGTAGAAATTATCGAAGCCGGCCCACGTGATCGCCGACATGCACATGGTGCAGGGTTCATGAGTGGAGAGAAAGACCAGGTCCTTCGTCGCGGGTTTGTCGTTGAGCTCGTAGAAGCGCTTCAGCGTGTGCACTTCGCCGTGCCAGAGCGGGTTTTCGAGCTCGTTATTGGTTTCGGCGACAATGAGCGAAAGATCGGATTTGCGCAGGATAGCTGCCCCGAAGACCTTGTTGCCGGTGGCGACACCAAGTTCCGTCATCGGAAGGATATTCTCTTCCATGACCTGCAGCAGGCGGGAGGCGATTGTCTTTTCCGGCATGAAATTCTCCTGTTCGTGTTATCCTACCGTCCATCGGAATGAAGCGGAATGCGCAACTGTTTCGCGGGCGACTTTGCCACAGGCTTTATTGGTGTCGCTTCCCGTGCCGCCCCGCAGTCCGCAGCGAAAAACCTAATCGACACGCTCAGAATATGTGGCTTTTGCGCCGCACGGGTGAGTTTTCTCAAATCATTGATCAACCGGGTAAAAGAATACGTGACTGGCCGGCCTTTGGAATTCTGTTTCTTCATTCGCTTGTCCAGAGAATGCATATTCGGGCAACTTCGAAGTGGATTGAGAATGCCTCCCAGGACTGAACAGCTTTCGGTATTTCCCGCCTTCTTTCGCGTGGAAGGCCGGGTTGCCGCCGTTTTCGGCAATGGCGACGAAGCATTCGCCAAGGTTCGCCTGCTGTTGAATACGCAGGCGCGCATTGTTGCGCATACTGATCGCCCTGAAGCCGATTTCCACGCTTTTCTGATTGCCAACCGCATCGATACCGTCCGCGAAGCCTTTACGTCTGACCAGGTCGATGGTGCCGTCCTGGTGTTCGCGGCAACTGGCGACGCGGAACAGGATCGCCGTATCGTCGATGCCGCTCGCGCGGCCAAGATCCCGGCCAATGCCGTCGACCAGCCGGATTATTGCGATTTCTTCACTCCGGCTCTCGTCAATCGCGCGCCTGTTGCAGTCGCGATCGGCACCGAAGGGGCAGGGCCGGTGCTCGCCCAGATGATCCGCGCCCAGATCGATCAGCTCCTGTCACCCTCGCTCGGGCGTCTGGCGGCTCTGGCGACGAACTATCGCAAGACGGTTGAGCATCTCGTTCCACGCGGCGTTTCCCGTCGCATCTTTTGGCGTCGCTTCTTCTCCGGCCCTGTCGCCGATGCTGTCGCCAACGGTAACATCCCGCAAGCTCGCCGCGCCGCCAACGGTCTGCTGCGTTCGCTGGATCACGTCGAAGGTCATGTCTGGCTCGTCGGCGCCGGTCCGGGCGCCGAGGATCTCCTGACCTTGCGTGCGCAGCGCGTGATGATGGAAGCCGATGTCATCGTCTATGACGCGCTCGTACCGCAGGCGATCGTCGATATGGGGCGCCGTGATGCAGAGCGTCTTTCTGTCGGCAAGCGCAAGGGCTGCCATTCGAAGTCTCAGGAAGAGATCAACGATCTCTTGGTCGATCTCGGTCGCCAGGGCAAACGCGTCGTACGCCTGAAGAGCGGCGATCCGCTAGTCTATGGCCGGGCAGGCGAAGAGATGGCCGCCCTGCGTGCCGCCGGCATCTCCTATGAGATCGTGCCTGGCATCACCTCGGCATTTGCCGCCGCCGCTGATTTCGAGCTGCCATTGACGCTTCGCGGCGTCGCCTCTTCGCTGGTTTTCACGACCGGACATGATCTGACGGGTGACGTGCTCCCGGACTGGGCAAGCCTCGCCGTATCGGGCGCCACGATCGCCGTCTATATGGGCCGCACGGTTGCAGCTTCCGTTGCCGAGAGGCTGATGCAGGCAGGCATTCCCGCCGAAACCACGGTTGCCGTCATCGAGAATGCCAGCCGTGCCGATCGCCGGCTGCTTCATGGCATTTTGCGCGATCTTCCCGACCTGCAGCATCGTGACGAATTGACTGGCCCGGTCATGGTCATTATCGGCGATGCTGTCGCAGGCGCCAATTTCGAACTGTCCGAACCTCTGGTGCGTGAACGCGCCCGGTTCGATGAACTTGCAAGGAGCTGACATGGTAGACAAGGTTCTGACCGCCAACCGCCTGGGCGACGGCATCGCCGTCTGGCTGAACGCCAACGGCGAGTGGGTGACCTCGTTGCAGGAGGCACTCGTTGCCCGCCATGCCGAAGCCGTCGCTGCCCTTGAGGAGATCGGCAAGAAATCCTACGCCGACAACAAGGTCGTCGACGTTGCCGTCGTCGACGTCCAGGAGACCAACGGCCAGCTCTGGCCGCTGCGCCTGCGTGAACGTATCCGCGCCCAGGGCCCGACCATGGAATATGCGCCCGGCTACAAGCCGGCCGATCCCGAATTCATTGCAGTCTGAGGAAGACGATGTACCGTTACGACGAATTTGACCACGCCTTTGTCGCCGAGCGCGTCGAGCAGTTTCGCGATCAGGTCCAGCGCCGCCTTTCGGGCGAACTGGCCGAGGACGCATTCAAGCCGCTGCGCCTGATGAACGGCGTTTACCTGCAGCTTCATGCCTACATGCTGCGTATTGCCATTCCCTACGGCACGCTGAGCTCGCGCCAGATGCGCATGCTCGCACATATCGCCCGCACCTATGACCGCGGCTACGGCCATTTCACCACGCGCCAGAACCTGCAGTTCAACTGGCCGAAGCTGTCGGACATGCCGGACGTTCTTGCCGAGCTCGCAACGGTCGAGATGCACGCCATGCAGACGTCGGGCAACTGCATCCGCAACGTGACGGCCGACCACTTCGCCGGTGCCGCCGCCGATGAAGTCGCCGATCCGCGCCCCTATGCCGAAATCCTGCGCCAGTGGTCATCAGTCCATCCGGAATTCTCCTTCCTGCCGCGCAAGTTCAAGATTGCGGTAACAGGCGCCGAGCGCGACCGCGCGGCCATCCAGGTCCACGATATCGGCCTGCATCTGAAAAAGAACGACAAGGGCGAGATCGGCTTCGCCGTCTACGTCGGTGGCGGGCAGGGCCGCACGCCGATGGTCGCCAAGCTGATCCGCGATTTCCTGCCGGAAGAGGACCTGCTGTCCTACACGACCGCCGTCATGCGCGTGTATAACCTGCATGGTCGCCGCGACAACAAGTACAAGGCCCGCATCAAGATCCTCGTCCATGAGACCGGCGCCGAAGAACTCGCCCGTCAGGTCGAGGTCGAATTCGCCCAGTTGAAGGATAGCGAGCTGAAGCTGCCGGAACGGGACGTTCAAGCCATCACCGCCTATTTCGCGCCGCCGGCCCTGCCGCAGCGTGCCGAAGGCTGGGAAAACCTCGCCCGCTGGAAGAAGGCCGATCCGGCTTTTGCCCGCTGGGTGCAGCAGAATGTCCAGCCGCACAAGAACCCCGATTACGGCATGGTGACGATCTCGTTGAAGCCGATCGGCGGAATCCCGGGCGACGCCTCCGACTCGCAGATGGATGCCATTGCCGGTA
This genomic window contains:
- a CDS encoding PAS domain-containing sensor histidine kinase; amino-acid sequence: MDEEGVSPETVNEAVTTVTDRRALFAVPGLVLAGGALVCATVTLFVLLGVTPIAPTSHVVIGSVVINSFFVLGLIALIGREVARLFKARTRGRAAARLHIRIVVLFSIVAITPAILVAIFASITLNAGLDRWFALRTQAIVSSSRNIGQAYMLENASYLQGQTVSMANDLERNRALYSLDKTGFADLMTRQARGRGLLGAFLVERDGSVNVQADITTEKPLPAIPQDALEKAAAGQPTLIPPGVTNLVGAIIRLESIPGTFLYTVRAVDPKVMNAMRMMEENATEYRSMEAGRVSLQIAFAVLYIGFALIVLLAAIWTAIAVADRIVRPIRLLITAADSVASGNMDIVVPVHAVDGDVASLSRTFNKMISEIRTQRDEILEAKDEVDDRRRFIEAVLSGVTAAVIGVEQDRRITIVNSSAETLMALQADELLGKQLSEVAPEVDQVLTEAAARYRGDFRKQIALVRGGTVRTLSVQVTREEVRDLSESYVITLDDITDLVIAQRSTAWGDVARRIAHEIKNPLTPIQLSAERIQRRYGKQIDENDRAVFDQCTDTIIRQVGDIGRMVDEFSAFARMPKPTKEPSDLRSILHDAIFLREMGNNHIAFLQELGEERLEGMFDSRMLGQAFGNLIKNAVEAIEAVPSEEREERKILVRTSLDEARDRFTVDIIDNGRGLPVENRHSILEPYMTMREKGTGLGLAIVKKIIEEHGGQLELHDAPADFDQGRGAMIRVHLPRRDVATAPAASDKESVYGL
- a CDS encoding sigma-54 dependent transcriptional regulator, producing the protein MASDILVVDDEHDIREIVAGILSDEGHETRMAHDSDSALAAISDRVPRLVFLDIWMQGSKLDGLSLLDEIRTRHPELPVVMISGHGNIETAVSAIKRGAFDFIEKPFKADRLILIAERALENSKLKRENIELKRRAGDALELIGTSVAVSQLRQTIEKVAPTNSRIMIFGASGSGKELVARMIHKKSTRANGPFVALNAANITPDRMEVALFGTEGAPGQARKIGALEEAHRGILYLDEVGEMPRETQNKILRVLVDQQFERVGGSKRVKVDVRIISSTAYNLESRIAEGWFREDLYHRLAVVPVRVPQLSERREDIPFLVDQLMRQISEQAGIRPRRIGDDAMAVLQAHDWPGNIRQLRNNIERLMILARTDGPDAPITADMLPTDLGDMLPKVSAKNDYHIMTLPLREAREMFEKDYLIAQINRFGGNISRTAEFVGMERSALHRKLKSLGV
- a CDS encoding D-amino-acid transaminase; the protein is MPRIAYVNGRYVPHSDAMVHVEDRGYQFADGVYEVCEVRHGLIVDLTRHLNRLDRSLGELRIAWPMSRAALTHVIRETLRRNHVRNGLFYLQVTRGVARRDHVFPAAGTPPSIVVTAKSTDPSVIARKNATGIKAITVPDNRWDRVDIKSVGLLSNALARQQAKEAGAQEAIYIDAEGMVKEGAATNVWIVDADGTLVTRPADHGILRGVTRTTLIDVAAKLGVKIVERKFSVSEMMAAREVFITAATSICFPVVSVDGQAIANGHPGSLSQNIREAFFDVAEKITI
- the hfq gene encoding RNA chaperone Hfq; its protein translation is MAERSQNLQDLFLNTVRKQKISLTIFLINGVKLTGVVTSFDNFCVLLRRDGHSQLVYKHAISTIMPGQPMQMFESEEAAS
- the hflX gene encoding GTPase HflX, whose protein sequence is MRATVVVPVLKSRSRGGQSESASTRTPESRLDEATGLAQAIDLDVVNGSIVPVNDPRPATLLGTGKIEEIKHLLDERNSGLVIVDHPLTPVQQRNLEKEWNAKVIDRTGLILEIFGRRASTKEGTLQVDLAHLNYQKGRLVRSWTHLERQRGGGGFMGGPGETQIEADRRLLQDRIIKLERELEQVVRTRQLHRAKRRKVPHPIVALVGYTNAGKSTLFNRITGAGVLAEDMLFATLDPTLRRMKLPHGRTVILSDTVGFISDLPTHLVAAFRATLEEVLEADLILHVRDMSDVDSQAQSADVLRILNDLGIDEAEGERRILEVWNKIDRLEPEAHDAMVQKSSGMKNVIAVSAISGEGVDGLMDEISRRLSGVMTETTVTLPVDRLALLPWLYDHAVVDSREDNEDGSVTLDLRLSETEAAELERRIGNGAKPAKEDWER
- the mazG gene encoding nucleoside triphosphate pyrophosphohydrolase is translated as MEPSKDISRLIEIMAALRNPETGCPWDVQQDFESIKPYTLEEAYEVADAIERKDMDDLCDELGDLLLQVVFHARMAEEAGEFSFGDVVEAITRKMIRRHPHVFARSDADTPDAVKKQWDEIKQAEKRERTERRARRGMTEDFKAGFLGSVQRSFPALTEALKLQERAAKVGFDWSAPEPILDKIEEEVDELRVALRDGDKSKVSDELGDLIFAVVNIGRHVKADPEQALRGTNTKFRRRFNHIETVLDAEGESLEAASLERMEEIWQAAKAIERAVVAEAE
- a CDS encoding nucleoside deaminase, whose protein sequence is MPEKTIASRLLQVMEENILPMTELGVATGNKVFGAAILRKSDLSLIVAETNNELENPLWHGEVHTLKRFYELNDKPATKDLVFLSTHEPCTMCMSAITWAGFDNFYYFFSHEDSRDSFAIPHDLKILKEVFGLEPGGYRRQNAFWNSFAIADLVETEDEQQKADLKRQTARIKSRYDALSNTYQATKSANDIPLN
- the cysG gene encoding siroheme synthase CysG, producing the protein MPPRTEQLSVFPAFFRVEGRVAAVFGNGDEAFAKVRLLLNTQARIVAHTDRPEADFHAFLIANRIDTVREAFTSDQVDGAVLVFAATGDAEQDRRIVDAARAAKIPANAVDQPDYCDFFTPALVNRAPVAVAIGTEGAGPVLAQMIRAQIDQLLSPSLGRLAALATNYRKTVEHLVPRGVSRRIFWRRFFSGPVADAVANGNIPQARRAANGLLRSLDHVEGHVWLVGAGPGAEDLLTLRAQRVMMEADVIVYDALVPQAIVDMGRRDAERLSVGKRKGCHSKSQEEINDLLVDLGRQGKRVVRLKSGDPLVYGRAGEEMAALRAAGISYEIVPGITSAFAAAADFELPLTLRGVASSLVFTTGHDLTGDVLPDWASLAVSGATIAVYMGRTVAASVAERLMQAGIPAETTVAVIENASRADRRLLHGILRDLPDLQHRDELTGPVMVIIGDAVAGANFELSEPLVRERARFDELARS
- a CDS encoding DUF2849 domain-containing protein — encoded protein: MVDKVLTANRLGDGIAVWLNANGEWVTSLQEALVARHAEAVAALEEIGKKSYADNKVVDVAVVDVQETNGQLWPLRLRERIRAQGPTMEYAPGYKPADPEFIAV
- a CDS encoding nitrite/sulfite reductase, encoding MYRYDEFDHAFVAERVEQFRDQVQRRLSGELAEDAFKPLRLMNGVYLQLHAYMLRIAIPYGTLSSRQMRMLAHIARTYDRGYGHFTTRQNLQFNWPKLSDMPDVLAELATVEMHAMQTSGNCIRNVTADHFAGAAADEVADPRPYAEILRQWSSVHPEFSFLPRKFKIAVTGAERDRAAIQVHDIGLHLKKNDKGEIGFAVYVGGGQGRTPMVAKLIRDFLPEEDLLSYTTAVMRVYNLHGRRDNKYKARIKILVHETGAEELARQVEVEFAQLKDSELKLPERDVQAITAYFAPPALPQRAEGWENLARWKKADPAFARWVQQNVQPHKNPDYGMVTISLKPIGGIPGDASDSQMDAIAGIAEEYAFDEIRVSHEQNLILPHVALADLEAVYRGLFAIDLAEANAGLITDIIACPGLDYCALANARSIPVAQEISRRFGDPARQAEIGELKIKISGCINACGHHHVGHIGLLGVEKKGAELYQITLGGSGDEHTSIGEIIGRGFEPDKVTDAIETIVDTYLGLRLDPSEIFLAAYRRVGPQPFKDALYGSAQEAA